A window of Shewanella mesophila contains these coding sequences:
- the grpE gene encoding nucleotide exchange factor GrpE, translating to MSNESSKAQEPQIEETIDPQMETEVVEDPASLMDELTQANFRVEELEQALSAAEAKVEEQKDSVIRAAAEVDNVRRRAAMDVEKAHKFALEKFANELLPVIDNMERALQGTNAEDEATKAIYEGVELTLKSFTSAVEKFGLTQVDPQGEAFNPDHHQAIGMQPSAEFPANTVMLVMQKGYMLNERLLRPAMVMVSQGGGSVDTQA from the coding sequence ATGAGCAACGAATCGAGCAAAGCACAAGAACCACAAATTGAAGAAACCATCGACCCGCAAATGGAAACCGAGGTGGTTGAAGATCCAGCCAGTTTGATGGATGAACTTACCCAAGCTAATTTCCGTGTTGAAGAGCTGGAACAGGCGCTATCGGCAGCTGAAGCGAAAGTCGAAGAACAGAAAGACTCTGTAATTCGTGCCGCAGCCGAAGTGGATAATGTTCGTCGCCGCGCAGCGATGGATGTTGAAAAGGCGCATAAGTTTGCCCTAGAAAAGTTTGCCAACGAACTTTTACCCGTTATTGATAACATGGAGCGTGCGCTTCAAGGAACCAATGCCGAAGATGAAGCTACCAAGGCAATTTATGAAGGGGTCGAGTTGACGCTGAAGAGTTTCACTAGCGCAGTTGAAAAGTTTGGTCTAACTCAGGTTGATCCTCAAGGCGAAGCGTTCAATCCTGATCATCATCAGGCCATTGGTATGCAGCCTAGCGCAGAGTTTCCTGCCAATACTGTGATGTTAGTGATGCAAAAAGGTTATATGCTCAATGAGCGTCTGCTGCGTCCTGCTATGGTCATGGTGTCTCAAGGTGGCGGCTCTGTCGATACTCAAGCCTAA
- the xseB gene encoding exodeoxyribonuclease VII small subunit, with protein sequence MAKKPENLTFEQSLSELEQIVADLERGDVSLDDALKQFERGINLVRNSQGKLEQAQQKVSILTQEHDQPSLQPYIAEGE encoded by the coding sequence GTGGCTAAAAAACCTGAAAATCTGACATTTGAACAATCATTATCGGAATTAGAGCAAATTGTTGCCGATCTAGAGCGGGGCGATGTTTCTCTCGACGATGCCTTAAAACAGTTTGAGCGGGGTATCAACTTAGTCAGAAATAGCCAAGGTAAGTTGGAACAAGCCCAACAGAAAGTGTCTATTCTTACCCAAGAACATGATCAACCAAGTTTGCAACCCTACATAGCAGAGGGCGAATAA
- the dxs gene encoding 1-deoxy-D-xylulose-5-phosphate synthase, whose protein sequence is MSLDITKYPVLAQANTPDELRQLPQGVLPKLADELRSYLLQSVGISSGHFASGLGTVELTVALHYVYNTPFDRLIWDVGHQAYPHKILTGRRDRMHTIRQKGGIHPFPWREESQYDTFSVGHSGTSISAALAMAVAAEKEQAGRKVVAVIGDGAMTGGMVFEAMNHAGDLHNDMLVVLNDNEMSISENVGALNNHLAQLMSGRLYTTIRENSKKVLKGMPVIKEMAKRTEEHLKGMVVPGTMFEELGFNYIGPIDGHDVDALVETMRNMRNLSGPQILHIMTKKGRGYEPAEKDPIGWHAVPKFDPSTFAKPASKPSNPTFSQVFGHWLCDMAEKDEKVLGITPAMREGSGMVEFSQRFPGQYFDAAIAEQHAVTLAAGFACEGYKPVVAIYSTFLQRGYDQLIHDVALQKLPVIFAIDRGGIVGADGPTHQGAFDLSFMRTIPNMVIMAPSDENECRQMLYTGYCYNDGPTAIRYPRGSATGEPQVEAMTAFEIGKGLIKRQGKKIAILNFGTTLASASHAADALDATLADMRFVKPLDAELVKQLATSHELLVTVEENAVMGGAGSGVLELLQKMKLPIPVLNIGLPDEFIKHGESEEILAELKLDSEGILSQINQYLSE, encoded by the coding sequence ATGAGTTTGGATATAACGAAATACCCTGTGCTAGCGCAGGCAAACACTCCCGATGAGCTAAGACAGCTTCCTCAAGGCGTGCTCCCAAAACTTGCTGATGAACTCAGAAGTTATCTACTGCAATCGGTAGGCATCTCGAGTGGTCATTTCGCATCGGGCCTTGGCACGGTAGAGCTAACGGTCGCCTTGCATTATGTCTACAACACACCTTTCGACCGTTTGATTTGGGATGTGGGCCATCAAGCTTATCCCCATAAAATTTTAACGGGTCGCCGAGATCGAATGCACACCATACGCCAAAAAGGTGGGATTCATCCTTTCCCTTGGCGCGAAGAAAGTCAGTATGACACCTTTAGTGTCGGCCACTCAGGCACCTCCATCAGTGCGGCTTTAGCCATGGCTGTTGCTGCTGAAAAAGAGCAAGCTGGACGCAAAGTGGTTGCGGTTATCGGTGATGGTGCAATGACTGGGGGCATGGTATTTGAAGCCATGAATCACGCCGGCGATCTGCATAATGACATGCTTGTGGTACTCAATGACAATGAGATGTCTATTTCAGAAAACGTTGGTGCCCTTAACAATCATTTAGCTCAGCTCATGTCAGGTCGTTTATATACCACCATACGTGAAAACAGCAAAAAAGTGCTCAAGGGTATGCCTGTCATTAAAGAGATGGCTAAACGTACCGAAGAGCACCTTAAAGGCATGGTTGTGCCAGGCACCATGTTTGAAGAGCTTGGTTTTAACTATATTGGTCCAATCGATGGCCATGATGTCGATGCTTTAGTCGAGACCATGCGTAATATGCGCAATCTCTCCGGGCCACAAATACTCCATATCATGACCAAGAAAGGTCGTGGTTATGAGCCTGCAGAAAAAGACCCAATTGGCTGGCATGCTGTCCCTAAATTTGATCCATCAACCTTTGCTAAACCCGCTTCAAAACCATCAAACCCTACCTTCTCACAAGTGTTTGGCCACTGGCTATGTGATATGGCAGAGAAAGATGAAAAGGTATTGGGTATTACCCCAGCCATGCGAGAAGGCTCTGGCATGGTGGAGTTTTCTCAGCGTTTTCCTGGGCAATATTTTGATGCGGCAATTGCCGAGCAACACGCAGTCACCCTGGCGGCTGGTTTTGCCTGTGAAGGATACAAGCCAGTCGTTGCTATTTACTCAACGTTTTTGCAGCGCGGGTACGATCAGTTAATTCATGATGTTGCACTACAGAAACTGCCTGTGATCTTTGCTATCGACCGTGGCGGTATTGTCGGAGCGGATGGTCCAACCCACCAAGGGGCATTTGACTTAAGCTTTATGCGCACCATTCCTAATATGGTGATCATGGCGCCATCGGATGAGAATGAATGTAGACAGATGCTCTACACGGGCTACTGCTATAACGATGGCCCAACGGCAATCCGTTACCCTAGAGGAAGCGCCACTGGTGAACCTCAAGTCGAAGCAATGACAGCATTTGAAATTGGTAAGGGTCTGATTAAACGTCAAGGTAAGAAGATAGCTATCCTCAACTTTGGTACCACCTTGGCGTCAGCATCTCACGCCGCCGACGCATTAGATGCAACGCTTGCAGATATGCGCTTTGTCAAACCATTGGATGCAGAGCTAGTTAAACAGCTCGCCACCAGCCACGAACTCCTAGTGACAGTAGAAGAAAACGCTGTGATGGGCGGCGCGGGATCGGGTGTGCTCGAACTACTGCAAAAAATGAAATTGCCAATACCAGTGCTTAATATCGGTCTCCCCGATGAGTTTATTAAACACGGTGAGTCAGAGGAAATTTTGGCCGAGCTCAAGCTTGATAGTGAAGGGATATTATCTCAAATTAATCAATATCTAAGCGAATAA
- the pomA gene encoding flagellar motor protein PomA, translating into MDLATLIGLIGAFAFIIGAMVSSGGIAIFIDVPSVLIVMIGSLFVVMMKYNLKQFLGAVKIAAKAFMFKIDKPDVLIEQSVTMADAARKGGFLALEEAEISNSFMQKAVDMLVDGHDGDVVREALEKDISLTEERHKIGIGIFRALGDVAPAMGMIGTLVGLVAMLSNMDDPKSIGPSMAVALLTTLYGAVIANMVAIPIADKLTLRMGEEMLNRNLIMDAVLAIQDGQNPRVIEGFLKNYLSEKQRQIDTTDGE; encoded by the coding sequence GTGGATTTAGCGACCCTGATAGGCCTCATTGGTGCATTTGCTTTTATTATTGGAGCTATGGTTAGTAGCGGCGGTATCGCCATTTTCATTGATGTGCCCTCAGTGCTTATCGTTATGATAGGTTCTTTATTTGTGGTCATGATGAAATATAACCTTAAACAGTTTCTTGGTGCGGTGAAAATTGCAGCCAAAGCGTTTATGTTCAAAATCGACAAACCCGATGTGTTAATAGAACAGTCTGTCACTATGGCCGATGCTGCGCGTAAAGGGGGCTTTCTCGCATTAGAAGAAGCTGAAATTAGCAATAGCTTTATGCAAAAAGCCGTGGATATGTTGGTTGATGGACATGACGGTGATGTTGTTCGTGAGGCATTAGAAAAAGATATCTCCTTGACTGAAGAGCGCCATAAAATAGGTATTGGTATTTTTCGTGCGCTAGGTGATGTCGCACCCGCTATGGGGATGATAGGTACGCTTGTTGGCTTAGTGGCTATGTTATCGAATATGGATGATCCTAAATCAATCGGACCATCGATGGCGGTGGCGCTGTTAACTACTCTTTATGGCGCAGTCATTGCTAACATGGTTGCTATTCCTATTGCCGATAAATTGACTTTACGTATGGGAGAAGAGATGCTCAACCGTAATCTGATCATGGATGCGGTGCTTGCGATTCAAGACGGTCAAAATCCTCGAGTTATTGAAGGATTCTTGAAGAATTATCTTTCAGAAAAACAACGTCAGATAGATACAACGGACGGAGAATAG
- the nadK gene encoding NAD(+) kinase, with the protein MSKAFHTIGLIGKPHHTGTHKTLKRLHHWLTMQGLDVYVEERIAAEIGTHVKSVDLLQIGEYCDLAIVVGGDGNMLGAARVLARFDIGVIGVNRGNLGFLTDLAPDNFEEALGKVLQGDYETEHRFLLESEVHRHGIVKSSNTAVNETVLHPGKIAHMIEFEVYIDDKFMYSQRADGMIVSTPTGSTAYSLSAGGAILTPNLEALILVPMFPHTLSCRPIVVDACSTIKLVVSPDNGDTLEVSCDGHVALPVLPGDEIIISRSQERLRLIHPKGYNYFHVLRNKLGWGSKLF; encoded by the coding sequence ATGAGCAAAGCGTTCCACACAATTGGCTTAATTGGCAAACCCCACCATACAGGCACACACAAAACCTTAAAGCGCCTGCATCATTGGTTAACGATGCAAGGTCTTGATGTTTATGTTGAAGAAAGAATTGCCGCTGAGATTGGCACTCACGTCAAATCCGTTGACCTGCTGCAAATTGGCGAATATTGCGATCTTGCGATTGTTGTTGGTGGCGACGGTAATATGCTTGGCGCAGCACGTGTATTAGCGCGTTTCGATATCGGAGTTATAGGGGTTAACCGCGGTAATCTGGGTTTCTTAACGGATTTAGCGCCAGATAACTTTGAAGAAGCATTAGGCAAGGTATTACAAGGTGATTATGAAACCGAGCATCGATTCTTACTCGAATCTGAGGTGCATCGCCACGGCATAGTAAAATCGAGCAATACAGCCGTAAATGAAACGGTTCTCCACCCTGGAAAAATTGCTCATATGATTGAGTTTGAAGTTTATATTGATGACAAGTTCATGTACAGCCAACGCGCAGACGGAATGATAGTCTCAACGCCGACAGGATCGACAGCCTATTCGCTATCGGCAGGAGGAGCTATCTTAACTCCAAACTTAGAAGCCCTAATCTTAGTACCTATGTTCCCTCATACCCTCTCATGTCGTCCAATCGTGGTCGATGCCTGCAGCACCATCAAACTTGTGGTTTCTCCCGATAACGGCGACACGTTAGAAGTGAGTTGTGATGGTCATGTTGCCCTGCCTGTATTACCTGGTGATGAAATCATTATCAGTCGCAGCCAAGAGCGTCTGCGTTTAATCCACCCTAAAGGCTATAACTACTTTCACGTACTGAGAAACAAACTAGGATGGGGAAGTAAACTGTTTTAA
- a CDS encoding TonB family protein: protein MVLKSQVVAIAFSALISLSPSVNASPFSESYAAYQQAIDAADTDAAVKYAKQAYELGQSYFERDSLDVIHLELNFATALQQNGDDELAFEHFDSVITAYRKLFGNDAIELVDPLIGAAQTISASEEKKRLFKQAIDIAEDADKPLLVAEVKMLTFNELASTPFYTRDVRDYALEAYEIYKAQLPADAIERVKATFSAGMIKAVQHKNSQAIEYLEEVVKQFSVLDYSHPYQLAAHARLVELYEAEGASDKSTQHCIAIGSMTPWNDSQEQTPLFRTPPRYPISYARDSKEGWAQLSFTVDEQGFVRDPVLLASEGGKLFARESLKAIKLWRYAPKFVDGKPVAAEATVQLDFSLGH from the coding sequence ATGGTGTTAAAGTCTCAAGTTGTCGCTATCGCGTTTAGTGCGCTGATAAGTCTTAGTCCCTCAGTTAATGCCTCTCCATTTAGTGAAAGCTATGCAGCATATCAGCAGGCCATAGATGCTGCCGATACTGATGCAGCAGTGAAATATGCTAAACAGGCTTATGAGTTAGGCCAAAGTTATTTTGAGAGGGATAGTCTTGATGTTATCCATCTAGAGCTCAATTTTGCCACTGCTTTACAACAAAATGGTGATGATGAACTCGCTTTTGAGCATTTCGACAGCGTGATCACGGCTTATCGTAAGCTGTTTGGAAATGATGCGATTGAGCTTGTCGATCCCCTTATTGGCGCCGCTCAGACAATTTCCGCTTCTGAAGAGAAGAAGCGTTTATTTAAGCAGGCTATTGACATTGCTGAAGATGCTGACAAGCCATTATTGGTAGCAGAAGTTAAAATGTTGACCTTTAATGAACTTGCCTCTACGCCTTTCTATACTCGTGACGTCCGTGATTATGCTTTAGAGGCCTATGAGATCTATAAAGCCCAATTACCCGCCGATGCCATTGAGCGAGTGAAAGCCACATTTTCAGCGGGAATGATTAAGGCGGTGCAACATAAAAATAGCCAAGCTATTGAGTATCTCGAAGAGGTCGTTAAGCAGTTTTCTGTGCTTGATTACAGTCATCCCTATCAACTCGCTGCTCATGCGCGTTTAGTAGAGCTTTATGAAGCCGAGGGGGCGAGCGATAAATCAACCCAGCATTGTATTGCTATTGGCAGCATGACGCCGTGGAACGATAGCCAAGAGCAGACGCCATTGTTTAGAACGCCTCCTCGTTATCCGATCTCTTATGCTCGCGATAGTAAAGAGGGCTGGGCTCAGCTGTCGTTTACGGTCGATGAGCAGGGGTTTGTGAGAGACCCCGTGTTGTTGGCCTCTGAAGGTGGAAAATTGTTTGCTAGGGAGTCTCTTAAAGCGATTAAACTGTGGCGTTATGCTCCCAAATTTGTTGATGGTAAACCGGTTGCTGCCGAGGCAACAGTTCAGCTAGACTTTTCGCTAGGTCATTAA
- a CDS encoding MATE family efflux transporter, with amino-acid sequence MHVADNDQTLATDPIPKLVWRYTIPTILSMLVTGVYVAIDGMFVGHYLGEIGLAGMMLAYPVAAILYAFGALLGMGGASLVSINLGRNDAARARKILGNTFTLCLISGALFALGGTFFSRAILAWLGAEGEVLQSANDYLFWYFVLGVFPILAIAFSALLRNDGRPGFVTYVLIISGCLNALLDWLFIVVFPFGLAGAAIATMICQALTALLCLQHFFTTKTRLRITLEQMKLTLDHCLNILKVGFPSFLMNLYLSIVLTLHNTAFLWVGGPIHVAAYGVVSYTEALFYLVFEGIAFGTQPIFSFNAGANRFDRVFKTFKIAIIMTLVTAAVGLLFIYIVPEHLVYIFAGDNPELTPVAIEGMRLYFWGLPFEGLILVGAAFFQAINRSKEASMLTGSKLLLIAVVIYLFAWIFGVTGVWISLACCSLLLTFWMISRLRKLSYHLS; translated from the coding sequence ATGCATGTCGCCGACAATGATCAAACCCTAGCCACAGATCCAATCCCTAAGCTGGTGTGGCGCTACACCATACCCACCATTTTATCTATGTTGGTGACTGGGGTATATGTCGCCATCGACGGCATGTTTGTCGGGCATTATTTAGGTGAGATTGGACTCGCCGGGATGATGTTGGCTTATCCCGTCGCTGCGATACTCTATGCTTTTGGCGCGCTGCTTGGTATGGGAGGAGCCTCTTTGGTGTCGATCAACTTGGGTCGTAATGATGCAGCAAGAGCGCGAAAAATATTGGGTAATACTTTTACCTTATGTCTGATTTCAGGGGCGTTATTTGCGTTGGGAGGCACCTTTTTTAGTCGAGCGATCTTGGCTTGGCTAGGCGCGGAAGGCGAGGTATTGCAAAGCGCTAACGATTACCTATTTTGGTATTTCGTTTTAGGTGTGTTTCCCATATTGGCGATCGCCTTTAGTGCGCTGTTGCGAAACGATGGTAGACCCGGTTTTGTCACCTATGTGTTGATTATCAGCGGCTGTTTAAATGCGCTGCTAGATTGGTTGTTTATCGTTGTATTTCCTTTTGGCCTCGCTGGCGCGGCTATTGCGACCATGATCTGCCAAGCGCTGACGGCGTTACTGTGTTTGCAGCATTTTTTTACCACTAAGACGCGCCTGCGCATTACCCTTGAGCAGATGAAGCTAACCTTAGATCATTGTTTAAATATTCTTAAGGTTGGTTTTCCTAGTTTCTTGATGAACCTTTATTTATCAATTGTGTTGACGCTGCACAATACCGCATTTCTTTGGGTCGGTGGCCCTATTCATGTCGCAGCTTATGGTGTGGTGAGTTATACCGAGGCGCTATTTTATTTGGTGTTTGAAGGTATAGCTTTTGGCACCCAGCCTATCTTTAGTTTTAATGCGGGCGCTAACCGATTCGACAGGGTGTTCAAAACCTTTAAAATTGCCATCATTATGACCCTTGTTACCGCTGCGGTTGGGCTGTTGTTTATCTATATTGTCCCTGAGCATCTAGTCTACATCTTTGCTGGCGATAACCCTGAGTTGACTCCAGTCGCCATCGAGGGAATGAGGCTTTATTTCTGGGGGCTTCCCTTTGAGGGGTTAATCTTAGTTGGCGCAGCCTTTTTCCAAGCGATTAATCGGTCAAAAGAAGCCTCTATGCTTACAGGCAGTAAATTGCTGTTAATTGCAGTGGTTATCTATCTATTTGCTTGGATTTTTGGTGTCACAGGGGTTTGGATCTCCTTGGCATGTTGCAGTTTGTTACTGACATTTTGGATGATAAGTCGTTTGCGAAAACTGTCTTACCATTTAAGTTAA
- the ispA gene encoding (2E,6E)-farnesyl diphosphate synthase, which produces MLTEAITLYQQRVDNLLRLSIDAQDDTEPKLKAAMEHGALIGGKRIRPFLVYAVGEMLNVPPEHLDSCAAAVECIHAYSLIHDDLPAMDDDALRRGKPTVHIAFDEATAILAGDALQTLAFEIISQETTALSPTQQLLMVRSLANASGYHGMCGGQAMDLNATNKPIDLDTLKRLHKLKTGALIRCAVELPIIAAGVTDIERALLLDFADAVGLAFQVQDDVLDIIASTEELGKPQGSDCESNKSTYPKLLGLEGAQETAKSLIDDALSALAKLPYNSQLIAEFARFIIERRV; this is translated from the coding sequence TTGCTAACCGAAGCGATAACCCTATATCAGCAGCGGGTCGATAATCTGCTGCGTCTATCTATCGATGCTCAAGACGATACCGAACCGAAATTAAAAGCAGCAATGGAACATGGCGCCTTAATCGGTGGCAAGCGAATTAGGCCTTTTTTGGTTTATGCCGTAGGCGAGATGCTTAATGTGCCACCGGAACATCTCGACAGTTGCGCAGCCGCAGTAGAATGTATTCATGCTTATTCATTAATTCATGATGACCTCCCCGCAATGGATGATGATGCACTGCGCCGCGGTAAACCAACCGTACATATCGCCTTTGACGAAGCCACGGCAATTTTAGCTGGCGATGCATTACAAACCTTAGCATTTGAGATTATTAGCCAAGAAACAACGGCGCTATCACCGACACAACAGCTGTTAATGGTACGTTCACTGGCTAACGCTTCTGGTTACCATGGGATGTGTGGTGGCCAAGCGATGGATCTTAACGCCACCAATAAACCAATAGATTTAGATACATTAAAGCGTCTACATAAATTAAAGACTGGGGCACTAATTCGCTGCGCGGTTGAATTACCTATCATTGCCGCAGGCGTCACAGATATAGAGCGTGCTCTCCTGTTAGACTTTGCTGACGCTGTCGGCCTAGCCTTCCAAGTGCAAGATGATGTACTCGATATTATTGCCAGCACCGAAGAGCTAGGTAAACCTCAAGGTTCTGACTGTGAATCAAATAAAAGTACCTATCCTAAACTGCTTGGATTAGAAGGTGCACAAGAGACTGCTAAAAGTTTGATCGACGATGCCCTATCAGCGCTGGCTAAATTACCATACAATAGCCAGTTAATTGCCGAATTCGCCCGTTTTATCATAGAGCGAAGAGTATAA
- a CDS encoding flagellar motor protein MotB produces MAKKVKCDCPPAGAPMWLATFADLMSLLMCFFVLLLAFSEMDVMKFKQIAGSMKYAFGVQNKVEVKDIPKGTSVIALEFRPGKPEPTPIEIINQQTNEMTEPTIEVQAGEDDSAGGVQQQRGEQRGGEASSTAQEQADAEAQSQSQQQQASSQDQINDQVKKMAQELNKEIVDGAIEIESLGQQIIIRIREKGAFSSGSGFLQPRFKPVVRRVGELLKDVPGIVTVSGYTDDMNISNELYSSNWDLSSKRAVAVAHELIKVKGFDDKRMKVVGMASSSPLVPNDSADNRARNRRVEIAIEQGKAKESDEILVGQ; encoded by the coding sequence ATGGCTAAGAAGGTCAAATGTGATTGTCCACCAGCAGGAGCGCCAATGTGGTTGGCGACCTTTGCCGATCTGATGTCGCTACTGATGTGTTTCTTTGTTCTGCTGCTCGCATTCTCTGAAATGGACGTGATGAAATTCAAGCAAATTGCCGGTTCGATGAAATATGCATTTGGTGTACAGAATAAAGTAGAGGTGAAAGATATTCCTAAGGGGACATCGGTTATCGCACTCGAGTTTCGTCCCGGTAAGCCAGAACCAACGCCAATTGAGATCATTAATCAGCAAACTAACGAGATGACCGAGCCTACTATTGAAGTTCAGGCCGGTGAAGATGACAGCGCCGGTGGAGTCCAGCAACAACGTGGCGAGCAAAGAGGTGGTGAGGCGTCATCGACAGCGCAAGAGCAAGCCGATGCCGAAGCGCAGTCTCAATCACAACAGCAACAAGCATCCTCTCAAGATCAGATTAATGATCAAGTGAAGAAAATGGCTCAAGAACTCAACAAAGAGATTGTCGATGGTGCCATTGAGATCGAGTCGTTAGGGCAGCAGATCATTATTCGAATTCGAGAAAAAGGCGCATTTTCATCCGGTTCGGGATTCTTGCAACCTAGGTTTAAACCTGTGGTGCGTCGAGTCGGGGAGCTACTTAAAGATGTTCCCGGGATAGTGACTGTGTCGGGTTATACCGATGATATGAATATCAGTAATGAGCTTTATAGCTCTAACTGGGATCTGTCGAGTAAACGTGCCGTCGCCGTGGCCCATGAGCTTATTAAAGTTAAAGGATTTGATGATAAGCGAATGAAGGTTGTTGGAATGGCGAGTTCTTCACCATTAGTTCCTAATGATTCTGCAGATAATCGCGCTCGAAATCGCCGGGTTGAAATTGCCATAGAGCAAGGTAAGGCAAAAGAGTCGGATGAGATATTGGTTGGTCAATAA